A stretch of Desulfurellaceae bacterium DNA encodes these proteins:
- a CDS encoding pyridoxal phosphate-dependent aminotransferase yields MSTLRREFESLRQNGITKVGLPRIGDPSVIPLWFGEGDLPTPAFIREAAKGALDDGLTFYNHPAGRPDLRAAIKDYLDRLYGIELDLGRVVVPGSTMLGISMAARMTLGSGDHGLIVSPNWPNIDRAFQMTGATFDFVRQRIEPQGWRLELDDLFAAARPKTKALFLNSPCNPTGWVMPADEQQRLLDFCRGRGIVIIADEVYHRNVFDGDVAPSFLSIAEPDDPLIVVNGFSKAFAMTGWRLGWMVIPTGYGEQMTALSECSNTGAPPFIQMAGITALTQGESFVRELRERYRAGRQMVMQMLAPHPRVELSEPAGAFYAFPRVRGLRSSLDFVQGLLAEKNVGLAPGFTFGPGNEDHFRLCFAQSHERLETALSRLRDYLEDYDFD; encoded by the coding sequence ATGAGCACCCTGCGCCGCGAGTTCGAGAGCCTGCGCCAGAACGGCATCACCAAGGTCGGCCTGCCCCGCATCGGCGACCCGTCGGTTATTCCGCTGTGGTTCGGCGAGGGCGACCTGCCGACTCCGGCATTCATCCGCGAGGCCGCCAAGGGCGCGCTCGACGACGGGCTGACCTTTTACAACCATCCCGCAGGACGGCCGGATCTGCGAGCGGCAATCAAGGACTATCTCGACCGCCTGTACGGGATTGAGCTTGACCTGGGCCGCGTCGTCGTGCCGGGCTCGACCATGCTGGGTATCTCGATGGCGGCGCGGATGACGCTCGGCTCCGGCGACCACGGCCTGATCGTCAGCCCCAACTGGCCCAATATCGACCGTGCCTTCCAGATGACGGGCGCGACGTTTGACTTCGTGCGCCAACGGATCGAGCCGCAGGGCTGGCGGCTGGAGCTTGACGACCTGTTCGCCGCCGCCCGGCCGAAGACCAAGGCGCTTTTTCTCAACAGTCCCTGCAATCCCACCGGCTGGGTCATGCCGGCCGACGAACAACAGCGGCTGCTCGATTTCTGCCGCGGGCGGGGCATCGTCATCATCGCCGACGAGGTCTATCACCGCAACGTCTTCGACGGCGATGTCGCCCCCTCGTTTCTGTCCATCGCCGAGCCGGACGACCCGCTCATCGTCGTCAACGGCTTCTCCAAGGCGTTTGCCATGACCGGCTGGCGGCTGGGCTGGATGGTCATACCGACCGGCTATGGCGAGCAGATGACCGCCCTGTCCGAGTGCTCCAATACCGGCGCCCCGCCCTTTATCCAGATGGCGGGCATCACCGCCCTCACCCAGGGTGAATCCTTCGTGCGCGAGCTGCGCGAGCGCTACCGGGCCGGCCGCCAGATGGTGATGCAGATGCTGGCCCCCCATCCACGCGTTGAGCTGAGCGAGCCGGCGGGCGCCTTCTACGCCTTTCCCCGCGTCCGCGGCCTGCGCTCCAGCCTGGACTTCGTGCAGGGCCTGCTGGCCGAGAAAAACGTCGGCCTGGCGCCGGGCTTCACCTTTGGGCCGGGCAACGAGGACCACTTCCGGCTGTGCTTCGCCCAGTCTCACGAGCGGCTCGAAACCGCGCTGAGCCGCCTCCGCGACTACCTCGAGGACTACGACTTCGACTAG